ACCGTGTCCGTATCCTGGCGGGCGATGCGCTCTTTGATGTCCTCGGCCGTGGCCAGGACAGAGGGGGTGGGGCGGGGGGTGAAGGTGGCGGGGGGATAGGTGTGCCGTGCCCCACAGAGGCACAGGGGACGCTGCTCGCGGAACCAGCGGGGGAACCCGCCGTTGAGCACCTTCACCTTGCTGTGGCCGTAGTAGGTGAGGCACCACCACAGGCGGGCGGCGTACAGGCTCTGGCGCGCATCGTAGCCGACCACCAGGGTATCGTCGCCGATACCCAGGGACTCCATCAGGGCCTTGAACTGCTCGGGGCGCATCATGAAGCGACGGTCGTCCGGGTTTTTGTAGTAGTTATCGGGGACGGGCACCGCCCCCGGAATGTGGATGCGGAAGTAGGCGTCCCGGGGATCGCAGTCCACGATGCGGAGGGAGGGGTCGTTCAGGCGCTGGTGGAGCCACTGGGGGTCCACGAGGAGATCAGGGCGGGCAAACACCTCGGCGGACACGGCTTCCTCCTGGGGGAGATTGTGCCCCAGGCGGGAGGCGTTGTCAAACCTTTCGGGCGTCAACGCACCTGGTAGATGCGCACCCGTTCCCACTGGGCCTGGAGGGTGAACAGGTCGGGGCGGCTCTCCATCCGCTCGCGTAGAAGGGGGGTCGCCTCGGGGGTGAAAAGGCTTTCGGCCACCACCACATAGCGTGCCCCCAGAGTACGCAGGGTGCTGGCGACGCCGTCCATTGTGCCCAGTCCAAACCATGCGGCGCCCCGCAGGACGCCGACGGCGCGCCAGGTGGGGGCGCCCTCGTCGTGCCAGCCATGCACTAGGGGCCGCTGAGCCAGGTAGGGTATCAGGAAGGTGTCCCAGAACCACATCCCCGCACTGAACACCCTGTCCTGGGGGTGGGTATGGTGGGCCAGCCAGGTGAGGGCCTCGTGCACCTGGGGGTCTACCTGATAAGGGGCCATCTTCCCGCGGACTATCCAGGCATCCCGCAGGGGGAGGGCCACCAGCGCCGCCACCACCAGCCCGAGCACCATCCTGCGGATCACGGGCCTAGCCCGAAGAACACGCCACCCTTCCAGGGAGTGGGCCACGGCGTCCACGGCGACGCAGCACAACAGGGCGACAAAAGGGGCCATGAACACGGAGAAACGGGCCGCATCCAGCCCGCTAAAGGGGTAGAGGCGGTATAGGGGGTTGCCCTCCACGCCCAGGCTGAAAGCCGTGAGGGTCAGGGTAAGGAGGGCAAGGGCGGGGAGCCGGCGCCCCTCCAAGAGGGCGTAGACCACCCCCACCAGGGCGAAAAACACCACACTGGCCCCGATGTAGGCGGGGTAGATGAACCGCCCGATGTAGGCGGGGAGGAGGGCGTGGCGGGCATAGGTGGCCAGGGGGAACGTCCAAATCCCCGGCATCTCCCGGCGGAAGCCCACCTCCAGAGCATGGGCCAAAAAGGGCACCCCCCACGGGGCAAC
Above is a window of Dehalococcoidia bacterium DNA encoding:
- a CDS encoding sulfurtransferase; the encoded protein is MSAEVFARPDLLVDPQWLHQRLNDPSLRIVDCDPRDAYFRIHIPGAVPVPDNYYKNPDDRRFMMRPEQFKALMESLGIGDDTLVVGYDARQSLYAARLWWCLTYYGHSKVKVLNGGFPRWFREQRPLCLCGARHTYPPATFTPRPTPSVLATAEDIKERIARQDTDTVLWDVRSLAEYTGENTRGNKRAGHMPGAIHLEWLELVDRESHTFKDPATLRRMLAEKGITPEKEVIAY